TGCGGGGAATAGCTTGTGCAAAAGAAAAGCATGTGGGAGCAGGACTCAATGTTTGTGCGCACATGTGTACACCTGTGTGTCATTGTTGACACGTATGTCAAGGACCTAACTTGAGTAAAGCTTCCCCGTCCCCACACACCGTATCTGTAGTTGCCTGCAGCCAGTTGCTTGCTAGCTGTCCACTATCATGGTCTAGTGCACTAGCTGCCTGGGTTGCCAAGGCAACGGCCAAAGTCCTGACTCTCCCTACCCCCAAAGGGTAAGGTGCTGGGCGCCTGCAGGGAAAGGTACAGCACAGATTCTCCCACTGGTGGGAACATAGGCTAATGCCAAGTGGGAGGTTGCTCTTCGTGgtcagaaggaagagaggagcgccctcttcctctcctcagcTCCTGGCTCTCCGTCAGCACCAGAGGGGCTGCCACTGCCCACCCACCACGGGACTGGGAGCCTGGAGGTGGGGGCTTGGGAAATATCCCCAAAGCTcccaggagaggagggtggggctCAAGATGGGTTTCCAGCTCCTAGCGAGGGCCAGCACCCAGTTGGCACTCAATAAAGATGTGTTCGCTGCAATCGGAATAAGGCAGGTATACTCATCCTAGGCCCAAGAAATGGTGACAGAACATCCCTGGATCAGGTCCACTGTCTTATTGAAATATCACAGGAAATTTGAAAGGGCTGATGCAAGGTTATCCTTTCCCCCCATTTTACTGACAGACTGAagacacacagccaggaagtggcaaaCAGAGTCTTGAAGCCAGGGCTAACTGTTCTGTCTGGGTCCTGGGTCCTGGAGTCTGTGCTCTGGATAGTCAGAGGACTCAGACTGAGGTCCTGAAGCTGGGGTTGGGGAAGCATTCATCTCTCCAACCTCCATGCCGCCTTTTCCATTTCTAGGTGTACCATGCTCCTCCCTTGCCCCATACCCCTCATGCCTCAGCACTTCCCCCATCCCAGATATTCTCCAGGAGCCCTCCTCCCACTTAATATCAGCTGAGGTAGAGTGTTAAATATTCCCATCAACTgcaaaaaaaacacattctgaTTTAAGCACTATTCTATGCAAtgtgattaaaaaggaaaaaaaaggaccatTTCAAACATGCTGTCAGTGGGATGTAGCTTTACACATAGTCCTTCACTTTTGATGACTCTCACTACTCTGTCCACCAGCAAGGCTCCAGTTCATCCCTCACCTCTCAGCCCCATGGTTTCTTCCTTGGCAAACGGAGTGTGGCTTGGTGGTTAGCAGCCCAGCCccggattcaaatcccagctcccctACTTGCTACTCTGCATTTTGGGCAAGAGaatttacctctctgggcctgtttcctcatctgcaagagAACCATAATCATATCTGCTCCCCAGTGTTCGTTCTTGTGTGGATTCATGAGCCCTTGCATGTGAAGGGCCAAACACAGGATCTGGTTGTCATCAGCACCCGATGAATGGAAGTGGTTTCAGCTGGCACAGTGGTGATGGTCACTGAGCATGCTGTGTATCGGGAGACATCTCAGATGCCCCTTCTCACACTGCAGGGTATCTGAGCCCTTGCGCCAGCATGTGGAGGAGTTGAGTATGATTGTCAGATCCCTGCCCAGAGCAGGAGAAAGGGCAAGGGCTGAGCTCTTCCTCtgctgggggcttctgggtggggTTTGGGGATGGGGTCCCGGGGGCCTGGTGGAGGCGCAGCGTcagcctcttcttcctctcctctcctccagacTGTGGTACAGACCTCCATGAGCCGGTCCCAGGTAGCcctgctgggcctgggcctgcTGCTCATGCTGCTACTGTACGTGGGGCTGCCAGGCCCCCCTGAGCAGACCTCCTGGCTCTGGGGAGGCCCCAATGTCACAATCCTGGCTGGTCTCACCCCTGGCAACTCCCCCATCTTTTACCGCGAGGTGCTCCCACTCCACCGGGCACGCAGGTGGGTGCTGACCCCAGGGTACAGTGGAAGGACTAGGTCCAAGGGGAGTCCCTGTGTGGGACGCCAGCTCAACTCAGGGTGCTCAGGGCCTGGGAGGGCAGTGGGAGAAGCCTAAAAGAAAGAATGGCGGGCCACTCTCAGACCCCTAGGACACACACTCCCCTGTGTGCCcacagggtggaggtggtgctgcTCCATGGAAAGGCCTTTAACTCCCACACGTGGGAGCAGCTGGGCACACTGCAGCTGCTGGCGCAGAGGGGCTACCGGGCCGTGGCCCTTGACCTCCCAGGTGAGAGCCACCACTCCGGGGTCTAGGGAAGCGACAACATCCAGCAGGTACAAGGGGGCAGTTTCCCAGAGTGGGGAGTCGGGGGGGTAGAAAAGCCTTACGGTATGGCTTGGGGGGGGTTGGCATTTGGATCCCAGTGTCTGGACAAACGGTGGCAGGTCGCAAGACAAGATGGCCATACTAAAGGGCCTGTGTTTTTATTCTCTACCTTGAAAACTAGAATGTGGATTGTTGCATGTCACAGAGCAAATAGAAACATGACTCACTTTACAAGCCATTGCATGGAGAGACCTCACTGTACTTTTATGACAAACTAGgtagctttttggtttttttagttaTGCAAATGGTTTATGCTATtattcttgtctttaaaaaatccaaCAAGAGTAATGCCCTCAGAGACCCATGCCACATTTCTCTCCCAgcagtttgggggtgcctgactCCCTTTGGGCGTTtccatatatagaaaaatgtggTGCTGCAGGATTGTGTGGTGAGGTTAGGACCGTGACTGGTGTCCTGTCTGCTTAGCAAATCTATCCACAGTTTGGTTTTCTCCTCCGGTACCATGTCTCATAGGGCATGCCAGTCATCTGTATGTGTACTATGTGCCATTGGAGGCATGGACACATTTTATCTGCCCATTCCTCTACTGGTGGATATGTAGGTTGATTTAGAGTTTTCAGTGTAAATTGAAATGCTTGAGAAATGAAGCTGAAGCAACTTTGGACATGTCTCTGAGCACAGAGGCAATAATTTCTGTAGGGTAGCTACCAAGGACATTGATGGGTCAAAAGATacgcatttaaaaaaattttgacaaaTACTACCTTACCTTCCAAAAATGCTATATGGATTTATCCTCCCATCCGTCATTTATGAATGTGCCCATTTCTCCTCATCTTTCCCAACACTGCGTATTATCAATCTTCTTGGTTTTGCCAatgtaatgaattaaaaatgcttttctagCAGACCTATCACATTATAAAAAGTAGCTTCTGGGAAGTTTGGGCTAGCATTGCCACGCACCACTGCTCTTTCCCCCACTGTGGTGGGCAGGAAGTCCTGAGTTCCTTTCCAGCCTCCCTCAGCTGGTGCCTCCTGCTGTTCCCAGGTTTTGGGAACTCAGCACCTTCCAAGGAGGCAAGCACAGAGGCAGGGCGGGCAGAGCTGCTGGAGCGAGTGCTTCGAGACCTGGAGGTGCGGAATGCCGTGTTGGTGAGCCCCTCTCTGAGTGGCCGTTATGCCCTGCCCTTTTTGATCCAAGGCCACCACCAGCTGCGTGGATTCGTGCCCATCGCACCCGCCTCCACCCAGAATTACACCCAGGAACAATTCTGGGCCGTGAAGGTACTAGGAGGAGGGTTTCCAAAGGTCCTGGCTTGCTATCCCTGGCTTGAGTCATGGCAGGAAAGGACTCAGGTCTCACTTGGAGGACACACGGCCTCATCTGGATAGAAAGAGATGGGGTGTTTGGGAAAGATTTCCTAAGGAGGTGGCTAGAGGGTCAGTTCCCATCAGGCTCCAGGATCACAAGCCCTTGCCTTGCCCTGCAGACCCCGACTCTCATCCTGTATGGGGAGCTGGACCGCATCCTGGCTCAGGAGTCACTGCGGCAGCTCCGTCACCTGCCCAACCACTCCGTGGTGAAGCTGCGTGATGCAGGCCACGCCTGCTACCTCCACAAGCCTCAAGACTTCCACCTTGTCCTCCTTGCCTTCCTTGACCACCTGCCTTGAGGTCACCCACTGGCCAGGCCCGAGGCCT
This DNA window, taken from Panthera tigris isolate Pti1 chromosome A2, P.tigris_Pti1_mat1.1, whole genome shotgun sequence, encodes the following:
- the ABHD14A gene encoding protein ABHD14A encodes the protein MVAALFGCWFRVGGARSGVSGPVIPVGRTVVQTSMSRSQVALLGLGLLLMLLLYVGLPGPPEQTSWLWGGPNVTILAGLTPGNSPIFYREVLPLHRARRVEVVLLHGKAFNSHTWEQLGTLQLLAQRGYRAVALDLPGFGNSAPSKEASTEAGRAELLERVLRDLEVRNAVLVSPSLSGRYALPFLIQGHHQLRGFVPIAPASTQNYTQEQFWAVKTPTLILYGELDRILAQESLRQLRHLPNHSVVKLRDAGHACYLHKPQDFHLVLLAFLDHLP